One genomic window of Vibrio mangrovi includes the following:
- a CDS encoding chemotaxis protein CheC: protein MSTVFSADHKDALQEFMNISMGRAANKLATLLDLHVTISVPNVRLATDEDLARLKELETDYYYTRQSFFGGMDGELITLMSRKGCQQVVEDLNRAKGHSFDTIDVEESILDISNILSGASLRGLCEQIDVKTKIQPPVLFEPSRQTLPVSDWKLSLIMEISFLVEKDSFAAKTIICFADRELDRMLARLNELL, encoded by the coding sequence ATGAGTACAGTTTTCTCTGCTGATCATAAAGATGCACTCCAGGAGTTCATGAATATTTCCATGGGACGTGCTGCCAATAAGCTGGCCACCTTGCTGGATCTTCATGTCACGATTTCTGTTCCGAATGTCCGTTTAGCCACTGATGAAGATTTAGCCCGTTTAAAAGAGCTGGAGACAGACTATTATTATACTCGGCAATCATTTTTTGGGGGAATGGATGGCGAGCTGATTACTTTGATGAGTCGTAAAGGTTGTCAGCAGGTTGTCGAGGATCTGAACCGGGCGAAAGGACACTCTTTTGATACGATTGATGTTGAAGAAAGTATTCTGGATATCTCGAATATTCTATCGGGAGCCAGTCTCAGAGGCTTGTGCGAACAAATCGATGTCAAAACGAAAATTCAGCCACCGGTGTTATTTGAACCCTCAAGACAGACTTTACCTGTTTCTGACTGGAAGCTTTCACTGATCATGGAAATTTCGTTTCTGGTTGAAAAAGACTCGTTTGCGGCGAAAACGATTATCTGTTTTGCTGATAGGGAATTAGACAGAATGCTTGCCCGCCTGAATGAATTACTATAG
- a CDS encoding ABC transporter substrate-binding protein, with protein sequence MNLKRLFIYAVVAVFPLLSQAQVKTIEDVLNRKIEVDVPAKRVVLGFYAEDYMAIGGEKAFDHVVGLSRDTWKVWRPASWDIYTQNNPALADIPDVGEVEAQTFSVEKVLSLHPDLLLLADWQYKGLGSDITRIEDAGIPVVVVDYNAQTLERHLASTRIIGELTGQVARAGKIADEYRQAIELIQQRLKTANLAKPRAYIEFGNKGPQEYSFTYGKNMWGAMITAAGGDNIAAPFVEWWGPINPEQVLASRPEVIFLSGTESGKNNGAILMGQGVDRHTAVERLKGYTQRPGWSALPAVQEQRVYGIYQGASRSILDASMIQYLAKALYPSLFSDLDPEKAYLNFYRTYLPVVPEGTFAVRITES encoded by the coding sequence ATGAATTTAAAGCGTTTGTTCATTTATGCTGTTGTCGCAGTTTTTCCACTGTTGTCCCAGGCTCAGGTAAAAACAATTGAAGATGTCCTGAATAGAAAAATTGAAGTGGATGTTCCGGCTAAGCGGGTCGTTCTCGGTTTCTATGCTGAAGATTACATGGCAATCGGTGGAGAAAAAGCATTTGATCATGTGGTTGGGCTTTCCCGTGACACATGGAAAGTCTGGCGTCCTGCCAGTTGGGATATTTACACACAGAATAATCCGGCTTTAGCTGATATTCCTGATGTTGGTGAGGTTGAAGCACAGACTTTCTCGGTTGAGAAGGTATTAAGTCTACATCCTGATCTACTGTTACTGGCTGACTGGCAATATAAAGGACTGGGTTCGGACATTACCCGGATTGAAGATGCCGGTATTCCGGTTGTTGTGGTTGACTACAATGCTCAGACACTGGAACGCCATCTGGCAAGTACCCGGATTATCGGTGAACTGACCGGACAGGTTGCCCGGGCGGGAAAGATTGCCGATGAATACCGTCAGGCGATTGAACTGATTCAGCAGCGACTGAAAACCGCAAATCTGGCGAAACCCCGTGCTTATATTGAATTTGGTAACAAAGGACCACAGGAATACAGCTTTACCTACGGTAAGAATATGTGGGGAGCCATGATTACGGCTGCCGGTGGTGACAATATTGCGGCACCATTTGTTGAATGGTGGGGACCGATTAATCCGGAGCAGGTTCTGGCATCACGTCCTGAAGTCATTTTCCTTTCCGGGACGGAATCCGGGAAAAATAATGGTGCCATTCTGATGGGACAGGGTGTTGACCGGCATACCGCTGTTGAGCGTCTGAAAGGTTATACCCAGCGTCCGGGATGGTCTGCACTTCCGGCAGTGCAAGAACAGCGTGTCTATGGCATTTATCAGGGAGCGTCCCGCTCTATTCTTGACGCCAGTATGATTCAGTATCTGGCAAAAGCGCTTTATCCTTCGCTGTTCAGTGATTTGGATCCGGAGAAAGCCTATCTTAACTTTTACCGGACTTATCTGCCGGTCGTTCCTGAAGGAACATTTGCTGTCCGTATTACCGAATCATGA
- a CDS encoding Hpt domain-containing protein, with product MTDLQYFQPERVADMVGEENVGEMLSGYLTSLEESLSQLRSYWTEGDVQHVRMTSHRMKSSARFIGADELAEEFQKIETDSLNEAENICEQTTRLSMVEQWCHQLTLEINHYLDSAH from the coding sequence ATGACGGACTTACAGTATTTTCAGCCGGAAAGAGTCGCGGACATGGTTGGTGAGGAAAATGTCGGAGAAATGTTAAGCGGCTACCTGACTTCACTGGAAGAATCTCTTTCCCAGTTGCGTTCTTACTGGACGGAAGGCGATGTTCAACATGTCAGAATGACATCCCATCGAATGAAATCATCAGCACGTTTTATTGGTGCAGATGAGCTTGCCGAAGAATTTCAGAAAATTGAAACCGATTCGTTAAACGAAGCAGAAAATATTTGTGAACAAACCACAAGGCTCAGCATGGTTGAACAATGGTGTCATCAACTGACCCTGGAAATTAACCATTATTTGGATTCAGCGCATTAA
- a CDS encoding ATP-binding protein: MAKSRLLLSDLLDQLNFALCIIRNDYVIVKSNEYFQSRAVYAGETMHGQNILELFPQSADYLKRKIDTALVIESSSFSSWEQKPHVLPFKSSRPVSGEETQMFQNLEVIPIHSEDGSIEHVCLCVYDVTIQASQQAQLKSISQQLEIEHQEQKALIKKLEETQGQLIQSEKMASIGQLSAGIAHEINNPVGFITSNIQTLNDYFQRLAQVIEEMKKMIDEAGDHALAEHCQEVLHQKQVNFILEDTSDLIQESLEGSSRVMSIVKNLKDFSHIDGSEWGYASLANGIESTLKIIHNEIKYNITVEKNYEDIPDVYCQPMQINQVLLNILLNASQAIEGEGKIYISLHHIDDNRVEIRIRDTGPGIPPAIRDRIFDPFFTTKAVGSGTGLGLSVSYGIINNHKGTIAVQSEIGVGSEFIITLPIDEVTSTDEAVEQATG, encoded by the coding sequence ATGGCAAAAAGTAGGTTATTACTGTCAGATTTGTTAGACCAGCTCAATTTTGCACTGTGCATCATTCGTAATGACTATGTGATCGTAAAATCGAATGAATATTTTCAGTCGCGGGCGGTCTATGCGGGTGAGACCATGCATGGGCAGAACATTCTGGAGTTGTTTCCGCAATCTGCCGATTATCTGAAACGAAAGATAGATACCGCATTGGTGATTGAGTCATCAAGTTTTTCGTCGTGGGAACAGAAGCCTCATGTTTTACCCTTTAAAAGCTCCCGTCCTGTATCAGGTGAAGAGACACAGATGTTCCAGAATCTGGAAGTGATTCCGATTCACAGCGAGGATGGGTCAATAGAACATGTCTGTCTCTGCGTTTATGATGTGACGATTCAGGCAAGTCAGCAAGCTCAGCTGAAGAGTATTTCACAACAACTGGAAATCGAACATCAGGAGCAAAAGGCGCTGATTAAGAAACTGGAAGAGACTCAGGGACAACTGATTCAGTCTGAGAAAATGGCATCCATTGGTCAGCTATCTGCCGGGATTGCCCATGAGATTAATAATCCGGTTGGTTTTATTACCTCAAATATCCAGACTCTGAATGATTACTTTCAGCGACTGGCTCAGGTCATTGAAGAGATGAAGAAGATGATCGATGAAGCGGGTGATCATGCGCTGGCAGAGCATTGTCAGGAAGTTTTGCATCAGAAACAGGTCAATTTTATTCTGGAAGATACTTCAGATCTGATTCAGGAGTCACTGGAAGGCTCCTCCCGGGTGATGTCGATTGTGAAGAATTTGAAAGATTTTTCTCATATCGATGGTTCAGAGTGGGGATATGCCAGTCTTGCTAACGGCATAGAATCCACATTGAAAATTATTCATAACGAGATCAAATACAATATTACGGTTGAAAAGAATTACGAAGATATTCCGGATGTCTACTGTCAGCCGATGCAGATCAATCAGGTGTTACTGAATATTCTGCTGAATGCCAGTCAGGCGATTGAAGGTGAGGGTAAGATTTATATCTCTTTGCATCATATTGATGACAATCGGGTTGAAATTCGGATTCGCGATACCGGTCCTGGTATTCCTCCTGCGATTCGGGACCGGATATTTGATCCTTTCTTTACGACGAAAGCCGTGGGTTCCGGTACGGGACTGGGGCTGTCTGTTTCTTATGGTATTATCAACAATCATAAGGGGACGATTGCAGTTCAGAGTGAAATCGGTGTCGGGAGTGAGTTCATCATTACTCTTCCTATCGATGAAGTAACTTCAACAGATGAAGCGGTTGAGCAAGCAACCGGTTGA
- a CDS encoding HDOD domain-containing protein, producing MTNLEVVCVDDDEFMLKAIGRLVRRLRPEWRFLLLHDPMRWQEDLAASGLEHPAIFISDLLMPKKRGDELLDEVKGYLPESIRVLLTGDTTQELPQKAHSYAHFVLPKPFTQEDFEHLFLCAERLHKMPFNSECRKKLCALSGLPVLPNTVQELQAVIASPNCDMHLMAEVISHEPSLVARIFQIANSSYFGFRRHTDSLPEAVSRLGATLIETIAVSLLTQISHHRVSPSQHKQVAERALQVSSVARLIAKKMDYNRRDQDKVFVASLLTSIGTLLVLEEGATLENVKTFLGLQEGYCDHHVVAAYLLILWGYDIDIGDIILCQSHIDFLSQDETVIFGSIAGLACIVEKLKTEAQIEKLAERLPESVGNVLLELTPLLLETS from the coding sequence ATGACAAATCTTGAAGTTGTATGTGTTGATGATGACGAATTTATGTTGAAAGCGATTGGGCGTCTTGTCCGTCGTCTGCGCCCCGAATGGCGCTTTCTTCTGCTTCATGATCCAATGAGATGGCAGGAAGATCTGGCGGCTTCCGGGCTGGAACATCCGGCGATTTTTATTTCTGATCTGCTGATGCCAAAGAAGCGTGGAGACGAACTGCTTGATGAAGTCAAAGGTTATCTGCCGGAGTCGATTCGGGTATTACTAACCGGAGATACGACTCAGGAGTTGCCACAGAAAGCGCATAGCTATGCGCATTTTGTCTTGCCGAAGCCTTTCACTCAGGAAGATTTCGAACATCTTTTTTTATGTGCCGAACGTCTGCATAAAATGCCGTTTAATTCGGAATGCCGTAAAAAATTATGTGCGCTTTCCGGATTACCGGTATTACCGAATACGGTTCAGGAATTACAGGCTGTCATCGCATCTCCGAATTGTGATATGCATTTGATGGCTGAAGTTATTAGCCATGAACCTTCGCTGGTTGCCCGGATATTTCAGATTGCCAATTCATCATACTTCGGATTCAGAAGGCATACCGATTCACTGCCTGAAGCAGTCAGCCGGTTAGGGGCAACATTGATTGAGACGATCGCCGTTTCTTTACTGACTCAGATTTCTCATCATCGTGTTTCACCGAGCCAGCATAAGCAGGTTGCTGAACGGGCTTTGCAGGTGAGTTCTGTTGCCAGGCTGATTGCGAAGAAGATGGACTATAACCGTCGTGATCAGGATAAAGTGTTTGTCGCCAGTCTGTTAACTTCGATCGGTACATTGCTTGTTCTGGAAGAAGGCGCGACTTTAGAAAATGTAAAAACATTTCTGGGATTACAGGAAGGCTATTGTGACCACCATGTTGTCGCCGCCTATCTGCTGATTCTGTGGGGATACGATATCGATATTGGCGATATCATTCTGTGTCAGAGTCATATTGATTTTCTCAGTCAGGACGAGACGGTAATTTTTGGCAGTATTGCCGGATTAGCCTGTATCGTTGAAAAATTAAAAACAGAAGCACAAATAGAAAAACTAGCTGAACGGTTACCCGAGTCTGTTGGCAATGTGTTGTTAGAGTTAACACCATTATTATTAGAAACATCATAA
- a CDS encoding response regulator, producing MAINVTIADDSKMSRKSVMRALPDEWDVNIHEATNGKEAIVNYAQGLADVMFLDLTMPEMDGFQVLEHLHEIDAKSVVIVISADIQPYAQERVKQLGAASFIQKPLDPAQLKHVLHGVGLL from the coding sequence ATGGCGATAAATGTAACGATAGCTGATGATTCGAAAATGTCGCGTAAGTCAGTCATGAGAGCGTTGCCTGATGAATGGGATGTAAACATTCATGAAGCCACAAATGGAAAGGAAGCCATTGTTAATTATGCTCAGGGACTGGCAGATGTGATGTTTTTAGACCTGACAATGCCGGAAATGGATGGTTTTCAGGTTCTGGAGCACTTACATGAGATTGATGCCAAAAGTGTTGTCATTGTGATCAGTGCTGATATTCAGCCTTATGCACAGGAACGGGTCAAGCAACTGGGTGCGGCATCATTTATTCAGAAACCGTTAGATCCTGCACAATTGAAACATGTATTGCATGGGGTAGGGTTGCTATGA
- the thiD gene encoding bifunctional hydroxymethylpyrimidine kinase/phosphomethylpyrimidine kinase: MTSSLQSSVPIVLTIAGSDSSGGAGIQADIKTISATGSYACSVITASTAQNTQGVLDVFPLPARHVSQQLDAVFADLNIVAVKIGMLANAEILEVVMKKLQAVRPRHVVIDPVLLSTSGKPLLSSEAFGPLQKELLPMADLITPNLPEAAALLGYPTAKLSESEPKWHVPEIIDDLRLLGLPAILLKGGHSDDPNHSQDWLITGSSTQLFTAPRIHAKNTHGTGCTLSSAIASYLARGYSLSSAIREAKSYISGAILHADKLLVGQGKGPLHHFYR; encoded by the coding sequence ATGACCAGTTCTCTTCAATCTTCGGTTCCGATTGTGTTAACAATTGCGGGCAGTGATAGTAGTGGCGGTGCCGGAATTCAGGCCGATATCAAAACAATTTCAGCCACCGGCAGCTATGCCTGCTCGGTCATCACCGCATCCACGGCACAAAATACGCAAGGTGTGCTGGACGTTTTTCCATTACCGGCCAGACATGTAAGTCAGCAGTTGGATGCTGTATTTGCAGATTTAAATATTGTTGCCGTAAAAATTGGCATGTTGGCTAATGCAGAAATTCTGGAAGTGGTGATGAAGAAACTTCAGGCCGTCCGGCCCCGTCATGTGGTGATTGATCCGGTATTACTGTCAACCAGTGGTAAACCGCTACTGAGCAGTGAGGCATTCGGACCATTGCAGAAAGAGTTGCTCCCGATGGCTGACCTGATCACACCGAACCTTCCTGAAGCAGCGGCACTGCTCGGCTACCCGACAGCAAAGCTGTCGGAGAGTGAACCAAAGTGGCATGTTCCTGAAATAATCGATGATCTGCGTTTACTCGGTTTACCCGCAATTTTACTCAAAGGCGGACACTCCGATGATCCCAACCACAGTCAGGACTGGCTGATTACGGGGTCATCGACACAATTGTTTACGGCTCCCCGGATTCATGCGAAGAATACCCACGGCACAGGTTGTACGCTCTCTTCCGCCATCGCATCTTACCTGGCCCGGGGATATTCACTTTCTTCAGCAATCAGAGAAGCCAAGAGCTACATATCCGGTGCAATTCTCCATGCTGACAAACTGCTTGTGGGTCAGGGAAAAGGGCCGCTGCATCATTTTTACCGCTAG
- a CDS encoding sensor histidine kinase, whose protein sequence is MEHPSIVNDIQVKQIFLSEEVLLSAERNFSLDVLRVMLAPESQDDSLDMFMDFMVNCFSDTEVYLFAIHEQSTLRLIRSRPILTGPIREYLFPILTSEDFCLIDELRHSRFWCEHYAPFFPDTDKALVVSVRIHSRQYMMMLTSRSTDLWYQESLGKLAYILEVVKIALTYITSTEIMYDNSEHIEQTEKFASLGKLAAGVAHEVNNPLGFVMSNFGTLSAYMTEFKRFVSTLSETQKASVADLLEDGSDIIAETLEGLTRIQNIVSSLNVYNHISGSRLGLVDLRDVISSALSLILGELKMRAEIDYQVPEQPMRVMGQSNKLQQALIHLVMNAFQSITSTEGKIQIQLTFEQSVLTPRKRNIRLSIKDNGKGIPEDHLQHIFEPFFTTKQVGSGAGLGLSVAKEIIEDHHGLISVQSELGKGTQVTIRLPCVVSMT, encoded by the coding sequence GTGGAACATCCGTCAATAGTCAATGACATTCAGGTGAAACAGATTTTTCTTTCCGAAGAGGTTTTGTTGAGTGCGGAACGGAATTTTTCACTGGATGTTTTACGGGTTATGCTGGCCCCGGAGAGTCAGGATGATAGTCTGGATATGTTCATGGATTTCATGGTCAACTGCTTTTCAGACACAGAAGTTTATCTGTTTGCAATTCATGAACAGAGTACACTGCGGCTTATCCGCTCCCGGCCGATCTTAACTGGTCCTATCCGTGAGTATTTATTCCCCATATTGACCAGTGAAGATTTTTGCCTTATCGATGAGCTCCGGCACTCCCGTTTTTGGTGTGAACATTATGCGCCTTTTTTCCCGGATACTGACAAAGCTCTGGTTGTCTCTGTACGTATTCATTCACGTCAATACATGATGATGCTGACTTCCCGGTCTACAGACCTGTGGTATCAGGAGAGTCTGGGTAAGCTGGCTTATATCCTTGAAGTGGTGAAAATTGCGCTGACTTATATCACGTCAACCGAGATAATGTATGACAATAGTGAACACATTGAGCAGACGGAGAAATTCGCATCTTTAGGTAAGCTGGCCGCCGGTGTTGCTCATGAAGTCAATAATCCTCTTGGTTTTGTCATGAGTAACTTTGGTACATTGAGTGCCTATATGACCGAGTTTAAGCGGTTTGTATCGACATTATCCGAGACACAGAAAGCGTCAGTGGCGGATCTTCTGGAAGATGGTTCGGATATTATTGCCGAAACTCTGGAAGGACTGACCCGGATCCAGAATATCGTTTCCAGTCTGAATGTATATAATCATATCTCCGGTTCAAGACTTGGTCTGGTTGATTTGCGGGATGTTATCAGCTCTGCATTGAGTTTGATTCTGGGTGAGCTGAAAATGCGGGCCGAAATCGATTATCAGGTGCCGGAACAGCCTATGCGTGTTATGGGGCAATCCAATAAGTTGCAACAAGCTTTAATCCATCTGGTGATGAATGCCTTTCAGTCCATTACCAGTACTGAGGGAAAAATCCAGATTCAACTGACGTTTGAGCAGAGTGTGCTTACACCGAGAAAGCGGAACATCCGCCTGTCTATTAAAGATAACGGTAAAGGGATTCCCGAAGATCATCTGCAACATATTTTTGAACCGTTTTTTACCACCAAGCAAGTTGGAAGTGGCGCTGGATTGGGGCTGTCTGTCGCAAAAGAAATTATTGAGGACCATCATGGTCTCATCTCAGTTCAGTCTGAGTTGGGAAAAGGCACTCAGGTAACGATTCGGTTACCTTGTGTAGTCAGTATGACTTAG
- a CDS encoding EAL domain-containing protein, producing MRAREILLVDDEAQVLKALKRELRGHFRIIHCAQSAAEALDILANNPIELVVSDYRMPDVDGAELIIRIKQQYPHIISIILSGQADLEGISRALNEGQLYRFIEKPWDYDHLLETIEQGLQEAENRQAEDVITGVKNLRHLNQYIAQLSTQDVRMPVMAIIHIVNLGEINQQLGHEAGNFLLRNIANQLFVHSYINGVYRHSNKFIVLLPLDHEIYDHVEFLNQHITHMIGHDEMADVFRVCLTELPDGEITPEFLSETRQASQVPLRDNRITSVVCNDPENSDLYQLLSIQYGLLHDEFLAFYQPQKDMIANEIVGYEALARWLVPSGEYQLPAHFLPIIEKYNIIELLTEKILLSVIQCFRANSELLGATRISINVPGRLICDGRFYTMLTQCEQMDESMLSHLTVEVTEQDLIENFGQANQELMRLKSLGVACALDDFGTGYAGYEYLFELPFDILKIDGRFVRAIGENKAAEVVLESILKSARIFQISVVAEWVETAAQADLLRQIGCSVIQGYFVGPTLSEQELHCSLSANESGGR from the coding sequence ATGCGTGCCCGTGAGATTTTGCTGGTTGATGATGAGGCACAGGTACTGAAAGCTCTGAAGAGAGAGCTCAGAGGACATTTTCGCATCATTCACTGTGCTCAGTCTGCGGCAGAAGCCTTGGACATATTGGCGAATAATCCGATTGAACTGGTCGTATCTGATTATCGAATGCCTGATGTTGACGGAGCAGAACTGATTATTCGGATCAAGCAACAGTACCCACATATCATATCGATTATTTTGTCTGGTCAGGCGGATTTAGAAGGCATTTCCCGGGCACTGAATGAGGGGCAGCTTTACCGGTTTATTGAAAAACCCTGGGATTACGATCATCTGCTGGAAACAATAGAACAAGGTTTGCAGGAGGCCGAAAACCGTCAGGCAGAAGATGTAATCACCGGCGTAAAGAACCTGCGTCACCTCAATCAGTATATTGCTCAACTCTCTACCCAGGATGTCCGTATGCCGGTCATGGCAATTATTCATATCGTTAACCTGGGTGAGATCAACCAGCAATTGGGACATGAAGCCGGGAATTTTCTGCTACGGAATATTGCCAATCAGCTGTTTGTTCATTCCTATATCAATGGGGTTTACCGCCACAGCAATAAGTTCATTGTATTACTTCCGTTAGATCATGAGATTTATGATCATGTTGAGTTTTTAAATCAACATATTACCCACATGATCGGTCATGATGAGATGGCTGATGTCTTCCGGGTGTGTTTGACGGAGCTTCCAGACGGTGAGATCACTCCGGAATTCCTCAGCGAAACTCGTCAGGCCAGTCAGGTTCCACTCAGAGACAATCGTATTACGTCAGTTGTCTGTAATGACCCTGAAAATTCGGACCTCTATCAATTGCTGAGTATTCAGTATGGGTTGCTTCATGACGAATTCCTGGCGTTTTATCAGCCACAGAAGGATATGATTGCCAATGAAATTGTCGGTTATGAAGCACTTGCCAGATGGTTGGTACCTTCCGGAGAATATCAGCTTCCGGCGCATTTTTTACCAATTATTGAAAAGTATAATATAATTGAATTACTTACAGAGAAAATTCTCTTGTCTGTGATTCAGTGCTTCCGGGCAAACTCTGAGTTGTTGGGAGCCACACGTATCAGCATCAATGTTCCGGGTAGACTAATATGTGACGGACGCTTCTATACGATGCTAACCCAGTGTGAACAGATGGATGAATCAATGCTTTCCCACTTGACGGTTGAAGTGACGGAACAGGATCTGATTGAAAATTTCGGGCAGGCAAATCAGGAACTAATGCGGTTAAAATCGTTGGGCGTGGCTTGTGCTCTGGATGATTTTGGTACGGGTTATGCAGGATATGAATACCTGTTTGAGTTGCCATTTGACATTCTGAAAATCGATGGACGTTTTGTCCGGGCTATCGGGGAAAATAAAGCCGCAGAAGTGGTGCTGGAGTCTATTTTGAAAAGTGCCCGTATTTTCCAGATCAGTGTCGTTGCCGAATGGGTGGAAACAGCCGCACAGGCAGACTTACTCCGACAAATTGGGTGTTCAGTGATTCAGGGGTACTTTGTCGGTCCGACCTTATCTGAACAAGAGCTACATTGTTCTCTCAGTGCTAACGAAAGTGGAGGGCGATAA
- a CDS encoding response regulator, with protein sequence MESNATESDRLTLLLLDDENDILKALNRVLRLDYDVVSFNDGREALEYLKENEVSIIISDMRMPEMDGAEFLAHAKEISPDAIRILLTGYSDIQSTVRAVNSGGIHTYISKPWDNENLKLIIAKSAEFFRLTKERERLSQELEERNQQLETMNDALEESNQKLSDFNHQLELQVQERTKELSASNARLEMLLKSRNKTFRDILGMVTAIIQHRTGFPADHAERIANQAKSVAQRLKLPEAEVGHIYLCGLMHQIGLIGARDSEIEMTKVDPESQVPISPSANSVVGATIVERIKRFEPLVEIIRHQDEFYNGLGRPDHLRAQEIPIGARVIKVVKDYDFYVASPYNPKRMTTRSAQGYLKQQAGELYDPQVVDVYLSMLKQPGGIEEGIELCIGLSEIKPGMIIKRDLYLPNGNLMLTAGNAISAALLSRLKSIEKQTNMPISVYIG encoded by the coding sequence ATGGAAAGTAATGCCACAGAATCTGACAGACTGACACTACTTTTATTAGATGATGAAAACGACATTCTGAAAGCTCTCAATCGGGTTCTTCGCCTTGATTATGACGTTGTCAGCTTTAATGATGGCCGGGAAGCATTGGAATACCTGAAAGAGAATGAGGTGTCTATTATTATCTCCGATATGCGGATGCCGGAGATGGATGGTGCCGAGTTTTTGGCTCATGCGAAAGAAATTTCCCCTGATGCTATTCGTATCTTACTGACCGGATATAGTGATATTCAGTCGACGGTCAGAGCTGTCAATTCCGGAGGTATTCACACCTATATCAGCAAACCCTGGGATAATGAAAATTTAAAACTGATTATTGCTAAGTCTGCTGAGTTTTTCCGCCTGACTAAAGAAAGAGAACGTTTGTCACAGGAGCTGGAGGAGCGTAATCAACAGCTTGAAACGATGAATGATGCATTGGAAGAGTCCAATCAGAAGCTGTCGGATTTCAATCATCAGCTGGAATTACAGGTTCAGGAACGAACCAAAGAACTGAGTGCTTCCAACGCCCGGCTGGAAATGTTACTGAAAAGCCGGAATAAAACATTCAGAGATATTCTGGGAATGGTCACAGCAATTATCCAGCACCGGACCGGATTTCCGGCTGACCACGCCGAGCGAATTGCGAATCAGGCTAAATCTGTTGCCCAACGTTTGAAACTACCTGAAGCAGAAGTCGGACATATTTATCTATGTGGGCTGATGCACCAGATTGGTTTGATTGGTGCACGGGATTCTGAGATCGAAATGACCAAAGTTGATCCAGAAAGTCAGGTTCCTATTTCACCCAGCGCAAACTCTGTGGTCGGAGCAACCATTGTTGAACGAATCAAACGATTTGAACCACTGGTCGAGATTATTCGTCATCAGGATGAATTTTATAATGGTCTGGGGCGGCCGGATCATCTGCGGGCTCAGGAAATCCCAATCGGAGCTCGGGTGATTAAAGTGGTCAAAGACTATGATTTTTATGTCGCGTCTCCTTATAACCCGAAAAGGATGACGACGAGAAGTGCACAGGGATATCTGAAACAACAGGCCGGTGAGTTATATGATCCACAGGTTGTTGATGTCTATCTCTCAATGCTTAAACAGCCCGGAGGAATTGAAGAAGGTATCGAACTGTGTATTGGTCTGAGTGAAATCAAACCGGGTATGATTATCAAACGGGATCTCTATCTGCCAAATGGCAATTTGATGTTAACAGCCGGTAATGCGATTAGTGCGGCATTGTTGTCTCGTCTGAAATCAATAGAAAAACAGACCAATATGCCGATTTCAGTTTATATCGGTTGA